In one window of Henckelia pumila isolate YLH828 chromosome 1, ASM3356847v2, whole genome shotgun sequence DNA:
- the LOC140880250 gene encoding translationally-controlled tumor protein homolog — protein sequence MLVYTDKLSGDELLSDSFPYKEIENGILWEVEGKWVTVGAVDVDIGANPSAEGGEEEEGVDDQSVKVVDIVDTFRLQEQPAFDKKQFIGYMKKYIKLLTAKLEGEELEVFKKNIEGATKFLLGKLKDLQFFVGESMHDDATIVFAYYKDGATNPTFLYFGHGLKEVKC from the exons GTGATGAACTCCTCTCAGACTCATTTCCATACAAAGAAATCGAGAATGGGATTCTATGGGAAGTCGAGGGAAAG TGGGTTACCGTGGGAGCAGTTGATGTTGACATTGGTGCAAACCCCTCAGCTGAAGGAGGCGAAGAGGAAGAAGGTGTCGATGATCAATCTGTAAAAGTAGTCGACATCGTTGACACATTCAGGCTCCAG GAGCAACCTGCATTTGACAAGAAGCAGTTCATTGGCTATATGAAGAAGTACATTAAGCTCTTGACAGCCAAGCTCGAAGGGGAGGAGTTGGAGGTGTTCAAGAAGAACATCGAGGGGGCAACCAAGTTCCTGCTTGGAAAGCTCAAAGACCTCCAATT TTTCGTCGGAGAGAGCATGCATGACGATGCCACCATTGTGTTTGCTTACTACAAGGATGGAGCCACTAATCCAACATTCTTGTATTTCGGCCATGGTTTGAAGGAAGTCAAGTGCTGA